In Deinococcus apachensis DSM 19763, the DNA window AAGGCACCGCTTGCGCCTCCCTTCCTTGTCTCACGGGTGCGACCCGTCCGCGAAATAGAGCTCTCCGGCGAGCCTTCTAGAACAGCCCCGCCAGCAGCGGCCCGAAGCCGACCAGGGTCAGCAGCAGCACGGGCACCAGCGGCGACAGGGTGCTCAGGAAGGCCCGCCGCCGACTGCCCGTCAGGACCAGGAAGCCCCGGTAGGCGAGGACGAACTGGGCCAGGGTGCCCAGCAGCGTGAGCGCGATGGCTGCGCGGGTCAGGGGCGCCCTGGCGATGGCGCGCAGCACGTCACTCCAGTCAGCGGGCAGGACGAGCCCACTCAGATTCGGTCCCGGCAGCACCAGCAGCAGCACGGCGAGCAGCAGGTACAGCGGCGGCAACAGGGCGAAGGTCGCCCCGTACACTTCGGCCGCCCGGCCCTCCCGCCCGGCGCCGAGGTAGCCCAGCCCCCACATCAGCGCGGCGCTCACCACGGTGAGGAAGAACGTCCCGAACACGTTGCTGACGTGGGTGAGAAGGCCCGCCCCACTTCCGGCGAGGGTCCCCACCGGCCGGAGCAGCAGCGCGTACACCACACCCGCCAGCACGGCGGCGAGCAGGACAGGCGCGACGTACCGCCAGGGCCGCGGCTCGGCGACGCGGAGCTTTTGGAAAAAGGCCCCGGGCGCCGTCAGCAGTTCGGCGGCGAGCGGCGCCTCGGGGGGCGGAGTGGGCGCGGGGCGGGGACGGCGGGCCACAGGGCTACTCTAGCGGCTGCACCTAATGGCTGGCCCACCACCGCCACAGCAGTCCCACGGCGAACACGTACAGTCCCAGCATCAGGAGTAACCCCCACACGCTGCGTGCCAGCCGGGCCGGTTGGGCGGCGGCCCGCGCCCGGGCATCAGCCAGCACGGGGGGTGGAATCAGGCGCAGGGCGAGCCACAGCCCGGCGGGCACGAGCAGCAGGTCGTCGAGCTGCCCCAGCACCGGGATGAAGTCAGGGATCAGGTCGATGGGGCTCAGGGCATAGGCGAGGACGAGGAGCGCGAGCAGCCGGGCGGGCCAGGGCGTGCGAGGGTCCCGGGCGGCGAGGCTCAGGGCGAGGAGTTCCCCCTTGAGGTGGCGGGCGAGGTCCCGCAGCCGCTTCAGCACCCCGGCCTCAGTGCAGGGCGCCGCGCAGGTCGGTGAGCGCCTGTTGAACGAAAGGCAGCGTGTAGGCGGCCGAGACGAGGCCGAACAGCAGGATCACCACGTAGGCCGCGCTCAACCAGGGGCCAGGGGCGGAGCCGACCCGGGGATCGGGCTTCGGCGTGAGCCACAGGTGCAGCACGACGAGCACCACCACGCCGAACAGCAGCGCCCCCAGGGCGAGGGGCAGGGCGAGCGCCGGATTCTTCAACATCTCGGTCGCCTGCGCCGGGTCGCCCAGGTCACGGCCTGCCACGAGGCTGCCCAGCGCCACCGCGAGCGTGTTGTTCAGCGCGTGGACGATCACCGAGTTCCACAGGCTGCCGGTGTGCTGCACCAGCCGGGCCAGCGCGTAGGCGAGCGGCAGGATGCCCACCACGCTCGCCGGAGCGCCGTGCGCAATCCCGAAGGCAAGGGAGGTCGTCAGCGCCGCGACGAGAAAGCCCGACGCCCGCTCGTGCCCGCGCAGCATCAGGCCCCGGAAGGCAACCTCCTCGGCGAAGGGGACGAGCAGGCCCGCCGCGAGCAGCAGCGGCCACAGGTCCGCCCCGTGGCTGAGGAACTGCGGAATCGCGTCCGCCCCGCTCGGAAAGATCGTCACGTACGCCAGCACGAAGGCCCGCGACGCCAGGAACGCCAGCACGAAGGCGGCGAGCGCGGTGCCCCACGAGGGCGGCGTGCGCCAGCGCGTGTCGCGCACCAGGGCCGTCAGCGCCGGGCGGAAGAAGACCAATCCCACCAGCACGGTACCGACAAAGGCCCCCAGCAGCGACAGGCCCAGTGGGAGCCGCGCCGCCAGCAGCAGCGCCGACACGACGTTCTGGGTAATCAGCAGCGCCAGGGCGGCCCGGTTGCCATCCACCGCGCGAATCACCGGGGTGGGGGGCTGTGCGGTGCCTTCCGGGGCGAGTGTGGCAGGGGTGGGGGGCACGTCCGGGGCCGTCATGAGAGCCAGCCTACCGCGCCGCGCCGGGCGGACGCGTCCTCCTTTCCATTCATCCACTCAGGCCGTGAGCACTTGGATGGCCTCCTCCAGCGCCTCGTCGCCGACCTGGTGATGCAGCACGAAGCGCACGGAGTCGGGGCCGAGGGCGCTCGCCAGCACGCCCTGCTCAGCCCACTGAGCGACCTGTGCCGCGGCATTGGGCAGGGTCACATAGATGATGTTCGTCTGCACGGCGGCGAGGTTCACGCTGTACCCGGCCTCCATCAGCGCCTGGGCCAGCCTGCGGGTGCGGCGGTGGTCGTCCTTCAGGCGGGCGGGACCATCCCGCAGGGCGATCAGGGCGGCGGCGGCGAGGATTCCGGCCTGGCGCATCCCGCCGCCCATCATCTTGCGGTAGCGGTGGGCCTGTCGCATCTGCGCGGCGCTGCCCACCAGGACGCTGCCGACCGGGGCGCCCAGCCCCTTGCTCAGGCACACGCTCACGGTGTCGAAGTGACGGGTGATCTCGGCGACGGGTACGTCCAGCGCGGCGGCCGCGTTGAAGACACGCGCCCCGTCGAGGTGCAGGGGCGGGCCCTCCTCGTCGGCCACGCCCCGGATGGCGGCGAGTACGTCGAGGGGAATTACTGTGCCCCCCGCCTTGTTGTGGGTGTTCTCCAGACTGATCAGGCCGGTCGGCGACTGGTGGATGGAGTGGCGCACGGCGAGGCGCACCGCCTCTGGGTCGGGCACGCCGAGCGGCGCAGGCACGAAGCGGGGCACCACGCCGGAGAAGGTCGCCATCATGCCCAGCTCCCACTCGTAGATGTGGCTGCCCTCGGCGCAGATCACCTCCTCGCCGCGGCGGGTGTGCAGGGCGATGGCGACCTGATTCGTCATCGTGCCGCTGGGCATGAAGAGCCCGGCCTCGTGCCCGGTCAGGCGCGCGACCTCGGCTTGGAGCGCGTTGACGGTCGGGTCCTCGCCGTACACGTCATCGCCGACGGGGGCCTGCGCCATCGCCTCCCGCATCTCGGGGGTGGGGGTGGTCACGGTATCGGAGCGGAGGTCGGCCAGGATGCGGGGGAGGGTGGCGGTCATGGAGGGAATGCTACGCCGCCCGTGAGGAACAGGACGGGAAGCTGTCCCCCACTGCCGAGCGCCCCTCCCCTACCCAGCCGCTGCCGCCTTCCGCGCCTCAATCACCTTCTTCGCCAGGTGGTCCGGCAGGTCCTGGTAGCCGTAGGGCTTCACGCTGAAGGCCCCCCGGTCGCCCGTCAGGCTTCTCAGGTCGGCGGAGTACGTCTGAAGCTCGGACTGGGGCACGACGGCGGTGACGGTGATGACGGTGCCCTCCGGGTCCATGCCCTGCACGCGGGCGCGGCGGGTCTGGAGGTCGCCAATCAGGTCGCCGGTGAACTGGGCGGGCGCGCGGACCTTGAGCAGCATCACGGGTTCGAGCAGGACGGGCCTCGCCCCCTCCACGGCGTTGCGGAAGGCGAGCGCCCCGGCGGTGCGGAAGGCGAGGTCGCTGGAGTCCACGTCATGGTAGGAGCCGTGGGTGACGGCCACATGGACGTCCTGTATGGGGTAGCCCGCGAGTGGCCCCTTCAGCATCGCGTCGCCCACGCCCTTCTCGATGCTGGGGAGGTACTTACTCGGGATCGCCCCGCCCACCACCTCCGAGCGGAAGGCCGTGCCCTCGCCGGGGTCGAGCCGCAGGTGGCAATCGCCGTACTGGCCGTGCCCGCCCGACTGCTTCCTGTGCTTGCCCTGCGCCTGGGAAGAAGCCCGGATGGTCTCGCGGTAGGGAATCTGCGGGGTCCGGGTGTCCACGTTCACGCCGAGCGACGCGAGTTTTTCCACCGCGATGGTCGTGTGCATGTCGCCCATCCCGGAGAGGAGCAGTTCGCCGGTCTGCCCCTCCCGCTCGAAGCGCAGGGTGGGGTCCTCGTCCAGCAGGCGGGCCACCGCCGCGCTCAGGCGGTCCTCGTCCTGGCGCGTCCTCGGGAACAGGGCGACCGTGTGCGCCGGGTCGGGGAGGACGAGGGGATCGTACTCGATGGGGTTGGCGGGGTCGGCCAGCGTGTCCCCGGTGTGCAGCTCGGGGAGCTTGGTCAGGACGCCAATCATCCCGGCGCGCAGCTCGGGCACCTCGGTCAGCTCCTTGCCGCTCACGACGTACAGGTGGGCGGGCTTCACGTCCACCCCGCGCGTGGTGTTTCTCAACGTGTCGCCGGGGCGAATCGTGCCGCTCCAGACACGAATGTAGGCGAGCTTGCCCACGTAGGGGTCCACCGAGACGCGCCACACCCGGGCCGAGGCGGGCGCGTCGGGTGTCGGCTCGCGCGTCTGTCCATCCACGCCCGTGACCAGCCCACGCTCGGACGCACTTCGCAGGCCGTCCACCATCAGGTCGAGGAGTTCGGGCACGCCCACGCCCGTCTCGGCGCTGATGGGAATGACCGGGTAGAGGGTGCCCGCGTGAACGGCGCGCAGGAAGGCGCCGCGCAGTTCCTCCGGGCCAATCTCCTCGCCCTCCAGGTAGCGGTTCATCAGCTCGTCGTCGGTCTCCACGATGGCGTCCACCAGCGCCTCGCGGGCCTCGCGGAGAGGAGCACGGAGTTCGCCGGGCACCTCGCCCCCCTCCGCGCCCAGCACGTCCACCACGCCCCGGAAATCGGGCCCCTCCCCCACCGGCAGGAAGGCCGCCGCGACCGGACCCTTCAGGCTCGCGCGGATGTCTGCCAGCACCGCGTGGAAGTTCGCCCGCTCGCGGTCCATCTTGGAGATCACCACGATCCTCGGCATGACGAAGCGGTCGGCGGTGGCCCAGACGCGCTCGGTGCCGACCTCCACCCCGCTGACCGCGCTGACAAGGACGAGCACCGAATCCGCCGCCCGGATACCGCCTCGAATCTCGCGCACGAAGTCGGCGTAGCCCGGCGTGTCGAGCAGGGTGAGGTCGGTGCCGCGGTGCGGCAGGCGCAGCACGCTGGTGGAGATGGAAAAACCGTGGGTCTTTTCCGCGTCGGTGTGGTCACCCTGGGTGGTGCCGTCCTCCACCCGACCGGCGCGTAAAAGAGCCCCGCTTTGCACCAGCAGGGCCTCGGCGAGCGTCGTCTTTCCCGCGCCGCTGTGCGCGGCGAGACTCACCACCCGAACAGGGACATTCTGAGACTGCACCAGGGACCACCAGACCTTTCCAGCAAACCGGGAAGAGGAGGGCAGGCGACCACACACCACGCGGGCAGGGGTGAATTGAGGTGTTCAGAGCTTACACCCGCGCGGGGACCTGGGGTGCAGTCACACGGGGCGTTTGGGGCCGGGAAGGAATCTCCCAACACCCCAAGCCCCGCGGAGCGACCCAGGCTGTCAGCACCCGTTCACCCGCCTGGCGACGGCATTCCCCGGCCGAATGTGGTTCATGACCTCCATCTCAAGGTCGGCTCAGGGTGGGCTTTAGGTCGGGCTCAGCAGATTGTGGGCTTTTCCACCCAGACTTGGGCGGTACGGGGAACGCCCTGCACAGCATTCCATCCCCAATGGAGGACCCTATGACGATGCCCCAGAATTCCCTGATGCGCCTGTCCGACCTGAACCGCGACAACCAGCTCGAACTGTCGGGCGAGGGGGTCTACAACCCCAGCGGCAACACCGCCTACGGCGTGGGTGGCGAGAAGATCGGCACCGTGCGCGACGCGCTGGTGGACAACACGACCGGCCGCATCCGTTACCTGATCGTGGATGTGGGCGGCTGGTTTTCCTCCAAGGAAGTGATGGTCCCGGTTGGCGAGGCCCGCTTCGCGGACGAGGGCGTGTACTTCGACAACCTGACCAAGGACCAGGCGCGCGACCTGGGCGAGTACCGCTACGACCAGACGTATTCCTACGACCAGAGCAGCACGGATCAGTCCTTCACCAACACCTCGATGGCCTCGGACGAGCGCGTGCTGCGCGGCACAAGCACCGACCAGACGGCCTACCGCGAGCGCGCCTTCCGCACGCCGGACCGCCTCCAGCTTCTGGAAGAGCGCCTGATGGTGAACAAGGAGCGCTTCCAGGCGGGCGCGGTCGAGATCGGCAAGCACGTCGTGACCCACCAGGAGACCGTGAATGTGCCCCTCCAGCGCGAGGAGGTTGTCATCGAGCGCCACGCGGTGACCGACGCGCGCCCGGTTGAGGGTGCGGTGCTGGGCGCGGCCAGCGAGACGATGCGCGTGGACCTGGAGGCCGAGCGCGCCAACGTCCAGAAGCAGGCCTACGTGACCGAAGAGGTTGAGATCGGCAAGCGCACCGTCACCGAGACCCAGACGGTGACCGAGACCGTGGGCCGCGAGGTGCTGGACGTCAACAAGACCGGCGACGTGCGCCTGGAGAGCGGTGATCAGGCCAGCATGAACACCTCGGGTACGGGCACGTCGGGCACGAGCACGACGACGACCACCACGACAGAGACCCTGACGGACCGCGACCGCAACCTGTAAGTGGGAGACGTTGGGAGGGCGGGGGCAACCCCGCCTCTTTTGCGCCCTGGCCCCCAGCGGGGGAGGAGCGCCGGGTGTGGAGGAGAGGGTATGGACGAACAGGACCGGATCAGGCAGGCGACCCAGGAGACGCGCACGACGGAGACCACCGAGCTCCGGGAGGGTAATGTCCGGGAGGTCGTCGAGCGGCTGCGCCTGCACGAGGAGCGTGCTCTCGTCGAGGTCGTGCCCGAGAACGTGGGGGCCGTCACCGTCCGCCGGGTGGTGCGTGAGCGCGAGGAGGTCGTGCCCATCACCCTGCACAGCGAGCATCTGGAGATCACGGTGCAGCAGGACACCGGGGGCCGCGTCACCATGAACGGCGAGACGCTGGAGGTCGGCCGCACGTACGAGGTGCCGCTGTACGAGGAACGCGCCCTCGTCGAGAAGCGGGTATACCCCTTCAGCGATGTGACGATCAGCAAGCAGGCACGGACCTACACCCAGACCGAGCGGCTCACCCTGCGCCGCGAGGAACTGGACGTGGAGGACCCCCAGGGCCTGATCCGCGACCGCACCGTGACGGGCGGCACCGACCCTCAGCCCTGACCGTTCGCGTCCCGGAAGGCTGGAAGAGTTTGCCTTCCGGCCTCATTTTCTTTTGCAGCGGCCCGTATCCTGTCCCGGTATGAACGGCGGTTCCGGCAGCCCGGCGGGCGAGATCATCCTGACCCCGGACGGTTCGCGCACGGCCCTCAGCGCCCGCCACGGCGAGGCATACGGCTCCCGGCACGGGGCGGCGGGGCAGGCGCGGCACGTCTTTCTGGAGGGCACGGGCACGGAC includes these proteins:
- a CDS encoding DUF2382 domain-containing protein, coding for MTMPQNSLMRLSDLNRDNQLELSGEGVYNPSGNTAYGVGGEKIGTVRDALVDNTTGRIRYLIVDVGGWFSSKEVMVPVGEARFADEGVYFDNLTKDQARDLGEYRYDQTYSYDQSSTDQSFTNTSMASDERVLRGTSTDQTAYRERAFRTPDRLQLLEERLMVNKERFQAGAVEIGKHVVTHQETVNVPLQREEVVIERHAVTDARPVEGAVLGAASETMRVDLEAERANVQKQAYVTEEVEIGKRTVTETQTVTETVGREVLDVNKTGDVRLESGDQASMNTSGTGTSGTSTTTTTTTETLTDRDRNL
- a CDS encoding CPBP family intramembrane glutamic endopeptidase, whose protein sequence is MTAPDVPPTPATLAPEGTAQPPTPVIRAVDGNRAALALLITQNVVSALLLAARLPLGLSLLGAFVGTVLVGLVFFRPALTALVRDTRWRTPPSWGTALAAFVLAFLASRAFVLAYVTIFPSGADAIPQFLSHGADLWPLLLAAGLLVPFAEEVAFRGLMLRGHERASGFLVAALTTSLAFGIAHGAPASVVGILPLAYALARLVQHTGSLWNSVIVHALNNTLAVALGSLVAGRDLGDPAQATEMLKNPALALPLALGALLFGVVVLVVLHLWLTPKPDPRVGSAPGPWLSAAYVVILLFGLVSAAYTLPFVQQALTDLRGALH
- a CDS encoding YIP1 family protein; this encodes MARRPRPAPTPPPEAPLAAELLTAPGAFFQKLRVAEPRPWRYVAPVLLAAVLAGVVYALLLRPVGTLAGSGAGLLTHVSNVFGTFFLTVVSAALMWGLGYLGAGREGRAAEVYGATFALLPPLYLLLAVLLLVLPGPNLSGLVLPADWSDVLRAIARAPLTRAAIALTLLGTLAQFVLAYRGFLVLTGSRRRAFLSTLSPLVPVLLLTLVGFGPLLAGLF
- a CDS encoding threonine aldolase family protein, with amino-acid sequence MTATLPRILADLRSDTVTTPTPEMREAMAQAPVGDDVYGEDPTVNALQAEVARLTGHEAGLFMPSGTMTNQVAIALHTRRGEEVICAEGSHIYEWELGMMATFSGVVPRFVPAPLGVPDPEAVRLAVRHSIHQSPTGLISLENTHNKAGGTVIPLDVLAAIRGVADEEGPPLHLDGARVFNAAAALDVPVAEITRHFDTVSVCLSKGLGAPVGSVLVGSAAQMRQAHRYRKMMGGGMRQAGILAAAALIALRDGPARLKDDHRRTRRLAQALMEAGYSVNLAAVQTNIIYVTLPNAAAQVAQWAEQGVLASALGPDSVRFVLHHQVGDEALEEAIQVLTA
- a CDS encoding YkvA family protein, which translates into the protein MLKRLRDLARHLKGELLALSLAARDPRTPWPARLLALLVLAYALSPIDLIPDFIPVLGQLDDLLLVPAGLWLALRLIPPPVLADARARAAAQPARLARSVWGLLLMLGLYVFAVGLLWRWWASH
- a CDS encoding elongation factor G; this translates as MQSQNVPVRVVSLAAHSGAGKTTLAEALLVQSGALLRAGRVEDGTTQGDHTDAEKTHGFSISTSVLRLPHRGTDLTLLDTPGYADFVREIRGGIRAADSVLVLVSAVSGVEVGTERVWATADRFVMPRIVVISKMDRERANFHAVLADIRASLKGPVAAAFLPVGEGPDFRGVVDVLGAEGGEVPGELRAPLREAREALVDAIVETDDELMNRYLEGEEIGPEELRGAFLRAVHAGTLYPVIPISAETGVGVPELLDLMVDGLRSASERGLVTGVDGQTREPTPDAPASARVWRVSVDPYVGKLAYIRVWSGTIRPGDTLRNTTRGVDVKPAHLYVVSGKELTEVPELRAGMIGVLTKLPELHTGDTLADPANPIEYDPLVLPDPAHTVALFPRTRQDEDRLSAAVARLLDEDPTLRFEREGQTGELLLSGMGDMHTTIAVEKLASLGVNVDTRTPQIPYRETIRASSQAQGKHRKQSGGHGQYGDCHLRLDPGEGTAFRSEVVGGAIPSKYLPSIEKGVGDAMLKGPLAGYPIQDVHVAVTHGSYHDVDSSDLAFRTAGALAFRNAVEGARPVLLEPVMLLKVRAPAQFTGDLIGDLQTRRARVQGMDPEGTVITVTAVVPQSELQTYSADLRSLTGDRGAFSVKPYGYQDLPDHLAKKVIEARKAAAAG
- a CDS encoding DUF2382 domain-containing protein, yielding MDEQDRIRQATQETRTTETTELREGNVREVVERLRLHEERALVEVVPENVGAVTVRRVVREREEVVPITLHSEHLEITVQQDTGGRVTMNGETLEVGRTYEVPLYEERALVEKRVYPFSDVTISKQARTYTQTERLTLRREELDVEDPQGLIRDRTVTGGTDPQP